Proteins encoded within one genomic window of Vicia villosa cultivar HV-30 ecotype Madison, WI unplaced genomic scaffold, Vvil1.0 ctg.000506F_1_1, whole genome shotgun sequence:
- the LOC131629095 gene encoding transcription factor MYB101-like encodes MISIIKSNDDDNNINIEVDIESSKDDVDARTGMKKGPWTPQEDMILIEYVNKHGEGNWNSVQKNSGLLRCGKSCRLRWANHLRPNLKKGSFSQEEERIIIQLHAKLGNKWARMAAQLPGRTDNEIKNFWNTRMKRRQRAGLPIYPPEIHAEALSYNNHMMLQHEPFSSSSSFSLLLSSCYPKKLDDPNTNSYDYNPMQNNSDSAYTHPYPQFTFSNDENLETNENLALKNSPSLSPYPSPSSNVFNQGFTPPSDDHSYDHQYSENLSYGHHGFNAGSMYDSATTASSYASGVNDYYEVAPLSSEGRNSGLLDDLVKEGRSISSNDKGKSVDSNKRKRMEAEEYEDEEGIASLVSGSIKKNKSFDETQKKDFSSSELSTGNKPFVDDPLGEMNALYDDDLDCLLHNFPSEIPMPEWYCRGKGQTLGLETQTDHASPSSGPGPTNQEFAWTLGSSWNNMPGIC; translated from the exons ATGATTTCGATCATCAAATCCAATGACgatgataataatattaacattGAGGTTGACATTGAGTCATCAAAAGATGATGTTGATGCAAGAACTGGCATGAAGAAAGGGCCGTGGACCCCACAAGAAGACATGATCTTGATAGAGTACGTGAACAAGCATGGTGAAGGGAATTGGAATTCTGTTCAGAAGAATTCAGGATTGTTGAGATGTGGAAAAAGCTGCAGACTTAGATGGGCCAATCATCTAAGGCCAAATCTAAAGAAAGGTTCATTTTCTCAAGAGGAAGAAAGAATCATCATTCAACTTCATGCTAAGCTTGGAAACAAATGGGCTAGAATGGCTGCTCag TTGCCGGGAAGAACGGATAATGAGATCAAGAACTTCTGGAACACGAGGATGAAAAGGCGTCAAAGAGCGGGTTTACCTATTTACCCTCCAGAAATCCATGCAGAAGCtctttcatacaacaatcatatgATGCTACAACATGAGCCAttctcttcttcatcatcattttcCTTACTCTTATCTTCATGTTACCCTAAGAAGCTTGATGATCCAAACACAAACAGTTATGATTACAATCCTATGCAAAACAACTCTGATTCTGCTTACACCCACCCATATCCACAATTCACCTTTTCCAATGATGAAAACCTAGAGACTAATGAAAATCTTGCTTTGAAAAATTCACCTTCACTTTCTCCTTATCCATCTCCATCCTCAAATGTTTTCAACCAAGGTTTTACTCCTCCAAGTGATGATCATTCATATGATCACCAATATTCTGAGAACTTGAGCTATGGTCATCATGGATTCAATGCAGGATCCATGTATGATTCTGCAACTACTGCTTCATCTTATGCTAGCGGTGTTAATGATTACTATGAAGTTGCACCGTTATCGTCTGAAGGAAGAAATAGTGGACTTTTGGATGATCTTGTGAAGGAGGGTAGAAGTATTTCAAGCAATGACAAGGGTAAGAGTGTCGACTCAAACAAGAGGAAACGAATGGAGGCTGAAgaatatgaagatgaagaagGCATTGCTTCTTTGGTGTCAGGTTCAATAAAGAAGAACAAGAGCTTTGATGAGACTCAGAAGAAAGATTTTAGCTCTTCTGAATTGTCAACAG GGAACAAACCATTTGTGGATGATCCTTTAGGAGAGATGAATGCATTGTACGATGATGACTTGGATTGCTTGCTCCAcaattttccctcagaaattccAATGCCAGAATGGTACTGTAGAGGAAAAGGCCAAACACTGGGACTTGAAACTCAAACTGATCATGCTTCTCCATCATCTGGCCCTGGCCCCACCAATCAAGAATTTGCTTGGACTCTTGGATCAAGTTGGAATAACATGCCTGGCATATGTTAA